Genomic segment of Acidobacteriota bacterium:
AGGCAGATGCTGGGCGCGCACCGGGCTTCGGAAAGAGCGGCCGCGGCCGTAAACGGCTTTCTATAAGGATGGGCTATGCATCGAACACACTCATGGGCCGCCGGGATCGTCCTGGGCCTCGTCCTGACGGCGCCGTCCTTGTCGGCGCAGGCGCCCGCGGCGCCCGGGAAAGCCCCGGGCATCGATGTGAAGAACTGCGACATCGAGGTGACGCTCCTTCCGGATGTGCATGAACTGGAAGCCGTCGCCGCGATTACGTTCCAGGCGCTCCAGCAGGCGGACTACGCGGTCTTCGAACTCAGCGACAACCTGTTCGTGTCGAAGGTGCTCGGCCAGGACGGGGTCGAACTGGAATTCGACCGGAACCGGGCCGGCCCGGAAACCCTGACGGTGCATTTCCCCCGGGGGCTCGAGGCGGGGAGTACGGGCACGATCCGGATCGAATACGACGGGGGCTTCGACAGCGACCGCTACAGCCGGATATTCTCCCGGGACCTCGGGTCGGCCTACATCGGGATGGAAGGGACCGCCCTGATGTACGCGGCGAAATGGTTCCCCCTGAACCGGTTTCTGGCCGACCGGGCCACGGGGACGCTGTCGGTGACCGTCCCCCTGGGGATGACGGTCATCGGTCCCGGCGAGCGGCTCCCCGTCGTCACCCGGGGAGCCGCCGAAACCTTTGCCTGGAAATCGGAAGCCCCGATCCTGCCCGGGTCCTTCATCGCGGGTCAGTACTTCCTCCGGACGGTACAGGCGGGGGAATTCGAGATCGAGTGTTTCGCGCGGGAAAACAATCTCGAAGCCATGGAGCGGATGGCGGAAGAGGCGGGGAAGATTCTCTCCTGGTACGCGGCGGCGTTCGGCCCCGCGGGGGCGGGAAGGCACCTGCGCCTGGTGGAGGTGGACGAGGCGCAGGGGGGGCAGCATGGAATGTACGGGACCCTTTTCGTCAGCCGGCGCGAACTGTCCCAATCCCCCCCCGAGCCGCGGGAACTCGCCCGCCGCATCGCCGGCCAGTGGTGGCAGGAAACGGTCGGGGTCCGGGGCGTCGAGGATTTGTGGCTTGCCGACGGGATGGCGTATTACTCCGCGGCCCGGTACCTGGGGAGCGTGGGCGGGGACGCCGTTTTCAAGGATGAGATCGACCGGCTGGCCGTGCTGGCGCTCAAGTTCGAGAAGCAGGCGGCCGTCCGCTCGGGGTTCGAACTGGGGTACCGGTCCGACCGGTACGAATCCGTGGTGGCCGGCAAAGGGGCCTGGATCCTCCACATGCTTCGGGGGATCACGGGGGAAGAGAAGTTCGACCGCCTGGTGCGGGAATATGCCCGCGCCGGGACCGCCGCCGGCGGGGGGGGGCGGGAGATGTTCCGGAAAATCGCCGAGGAGATCCACGGCGGGGAGCTCGGATGGTTCTTCTCCCAGTGGATCGATGCCGTCGGCATCCCCACGCTCGAGGCCGACTACGTCCTGCTCAAGACGGTCGACGGCTTCCGGATTACGGGATCGCTTCGGCAGGAGCGCGACCTCTTCCGGATGCCCGTGGAGGTCGCCGTCATCACCAGGGACCGGGAGACCGTGCAGACCGTGGACCTGTCCGGGACCTCGACCCCCTTCGACATCGACGTCTTCACCCGGCCCGACCGGCTGGTGGTGGATCCCCGCAACAAACTGCTGAGGGATTCCGCCGAATTGAAGACGGCGGTCCAGATATCGCTCGGCGACGATCTGAAACGGGCACAGAATTTCGTCGAATCGATCCGGGCTTATGAAGCCGCGCTCAAACTGTCCCCCCGGAGGTCGCTGGCCCACTTCCGGCTCGCCGAAGTCTTTTACGAACAGTTCAGCCTGCAGTCGGCGGCCAATTCCTTCCGGGATGCGCTGAACGGGGACCTGGACCCGAAGTGGATCGAGGTGTGGTGCTACATCCATCTGGGAAAGATCTACGATATCCTGGGGCAGCGGCAGAGGGCGATGGCCGAGTACACCAAGGCCCTGAACACCAACGACGACACCGACGGCGCGCAGATGGAAGCGGCCCGGTGGCTGACCACCCCCTTCACCCGCGAGCGCACCGTCATGGATGCGCCCGAGCCATAGCGGGGGCACGGGCATGAAGGAAACCCGCTGCTGGAAGAAAACGGCCCAGAGGTTCCGGGTCCCCGTCGGCACGGTCCTGGGGGTGGTGTTCCTCGTCTTCATGCACCCCTCGGTCCGGTCGCTCTGGATCGGCGGCGCGATCGCGGTCGCCGGGGGGCTCTGGCGGCTGTGGGCCGCGGGGTATATCGAAAAGGGTCGGGTCCTGGCCCAGGGGGGGCCTTACGCCCTCTCCCGCAACCCCCTCTACCTGGGCTCCTTCGTCATGGCCCTGGGCGTCATCCTCGCCGGCCAGGGATACTGGCTGCTCCCCCTCTTTCTCGCCTTCTTCCTGGTTTTCTACCTCCCCGTCATGCGGGCCGAGGAAGGGGACCTGTACCGTGCGCACGGGGAACGGTTCCTCGGGTACGCCCGCAGGGTGCCCCTGTTCTTCCCCCGCTGGTCGGGGTCGCGTGGGGACGGCTCCGCCTTCCTCTGGTCCCGCGTGGTCCAGAACCGCGAGCACCGTAACAGCGCCAGCCTGCTCCTCGTGCTGGCGATCCTCGTCGGGAGGCTGTTGCTCGAGCGGTACCTGTAGGGCGTGTCCGATAATTGGATGGACGCTGCCGGAAAATGCTGGTAGTTTTACGGCTGTATGGAACCGAAGCCACCGATGCGGGGGGACGGCCCGCCGCCGGACATTGCTCCGAAAGATTCCCTCCTCCGCCGGACCGGGGGCGTGCTCCTCAGGTCCGCGGCCGATGCGGCCTGGAGGGTGCTGCAGGCGGTCAACCGCACGATCCCCGAGGGCCGGCTGCCGGAGCCGGAATGGGCGCCGGGCAGGATCCCGAAGAGCCGGGAGCGTTCCGCCCCGCCGCTCGGTTTTCCCAGGGAAACCGATTCGCTCTGCCCCGTCTGCGTGCCCGAAATCAGGCGCAGGGTGGTCGAAGGCGAGATGCCGCTCGAGGCGCTCCTCCGGGACCGTCCCGGCGAAATCAAGGCCCGCCTGGTCGAGGAGGACGGCCGCATCCTGATCCGAAAGTCCTGTCCCGTTCACGGGGATTTCGAGGACGTGATCTCCACCCGGCCGGAATTCACCCGCAGGATCGAAGGGCTCTTCTTCGGCCGCGATTTCGAGGGTCCCGGGGAGGACCCCGTCCACCACCACGGATCCTCGTCGATCCGCTTCGGGCGGGGCACGGTGCTGACGGTCGATCTGACCAACCGGTGCAACATGATGTGCAATCCCTGTTTCACCAACGCCAACCAGGTGGGGTTCGTTCACGAGCCCCCGCTCGATGAGATCCGCGCGATCCTGGACCGCGCCGTTTCCTTCAAGCCGCGCCGGCAGACCATCATCCTTTTTTCCGGGGGGGAACCTACCCTGTCCCCCCACTTCCTCGAGGCGGTCGCCTACGCCAGGAAGATCGGGTTCTATCGCATCCTGGCGGCTACCAACGGCATCCGCTTCGCCCAGAGCGCCGAATTCACCCGCCAGGCGCGGGAGGCCGGGCTCGACGGCACCTACCTGCAGTTCGACGGCATCGGCAACGAACGGAACCGTCACCGCGGCGTTGGGAACCTCTTCGACGTCAAGGCGCGGGCGATCGAGAACATGGCGCGGGTCGGGATGAAGACGACGCTGGTCACCACGGTGATCCAGACCGTGAACCAGGACGCCGTCGGTTCGATCGTCGATTTCGCCATCAGCAACTCCGACAAGGTGCAGACCGTGGTCTTCCAGCCGGTCTCCTTCACCGGCCGGGACGAGACGATCGACGACGCTTCGCGCGCCGCCCGCCGCTACACCCTGACCCAGCTCGTGGAGGATCTCCGGCGGCAGCTCGGAGGCCGCCCGGAGCCGATGCGCGACTGGTTCCCGCTGTCGACCTACAGCGCGTTCACGACCCTCATGGACATCCTTCAGGGACCGGACGCCCCCTGGGGCTGGAGCGCCTGCAACTGCCACCCGGACTGCGGCGTTTTCACCCTGCTGCTGGTCAACCGCCGGACGAAGGAATGGATGCCGGTGTTCCGGTTCTTCGACTACGAACGGTTTCTCAGGGACGTGCGCGTCATCACCAATGCCGCGCGCGGGCGCCGGCTCACCGAAGCGCAGCTCGCCCTGGCCGTCCTGCGCAACAGCAGGCCGGACCTGGCGCCCGCGGGATTCAGCCTGTCCCGGATAGTCAGCCTGTTCCGGCCGAGCTCGGAGCGTTCGGACGGCGACCGGAGCGATCGCCTGAAAGGGCGCGCCGCCGGGGACGAGTGGCGCGTGCTCTGCGTGGAGGGAATGTGGTTCCAGGATCTCTGGACCTACGATTTCCGCCGCACCGAAATGTGCGTCATCCCCTACGGCACCCAGGATGGAGAGATCTCCTTCTGCGCCTACAACACCGGCATCGGGTGGCGGCAGATCGTCGAGAGCGCCCACCGCACGGCGGACCTGGCCGAGTGGAACCGGCAGCGGGGAAGGCACGATATCTACGCCAACGGGAAGAGGGTCGAGCTGGAGACGGCGGAGCACGACCTCATCCTGCCCTGAAGCCCACTCCTGGAGGGCCGCGTTCCCGGCCGGGCATCCTTTTCGGGAAGGTATCGATGAGCTACACGATCCAGCAGCTTGCCGCGCGCCTCGGCCGCGAATTCCAGGGAGAGGGCGCGCTCCTGATAACCTCGGTGTCGGGGTGGGAGTCCCCCGGCGCCTCCTCCCTGGTTTTCCTGGAGGGGGCGAAGGGGAGCGGGCCCCCGTCCGGGTGCGGGTGCGTCATCGCCCCCCCCGACTGCGCTCCCGCCGGCGTCAACGTGATTTTCTCCCCCCGGCCCAAGCTTGATTTCGCCCGGGCCGCCGGGTGGCTCCACCCGAGGCCCGAGGGGCGGGGGACGCGCCACCCGTCGGCCGAGATCGCCGCGGACGCCGAACTCGGCGCCCGGGTGGACGTGGGGCCTTGCGCCGTCGTGGAGCCGGGCGCCCGTATCGGTCCCGGCACCGTCCTGGGCGCCGGGGTCCTGGTCGGGAGGGGGTGCGTCCTGGGCGCCGGATGTGTGCTCCATCCCGGCGTCGTGCTCTATCCGGGGGTCCGGATCGGCAGCCGCGTCGTGCTGCACGCCGGGGCCGTCATCGGTGCGGACGGGTTCGGTTACGTGAGTGACGGCGAAGCTTACTGGAAGTTTCCGCAGGTCGGGTCGGTGGTCCTCGAGGATGACGTGGAAATCGGCGCCAACACCACCATCGACCGGGGGTCTCTCGGGACGACACGCGTCGGCGCCGGATCGAAGATCGACAACCTGGTCCAGATCGCGCACAACGTGGAGATAGGGCGGCACGTGGTGATCGCGGCGCAGACCGGGATCTCCGGGAGCACCGTCATCGGAGACCATGCCGTGATCGGGGGGCAGGTGGGTTTCGGGGACCACGCCCGGGTCGAACCTGGAGTCGTGATCGGGTCGAAGGCCGGAATCCTGCCCGGGAAAATCGTGCGCAGCGGGGGGGTCTACTGGGGGGTGCCGGTCCGGCCGCTCGGGGAATACAAGCGCCTGAACGCCCTGTTCGGGAAGCTGCCCGAAATGAAGGCCGAACTGGAATCCTTGAAAAGGGAAGTGGCGCGGCTCAGGGGCTTCCTGGGCACGGCATGACGGGCGCCGTTCCCGCGCCGGGGGGGGGGAGCGGCGACCGGACGGACGGGATGGATCTCGAACGGTTCTGCCGAGTCGTCCTCGCAAGCTGCATCCCCGCGCTCGGAAACGCCCGGGTGCACGCCCGCTTTTATCCCTACATCGGGTTGACGCATACCATCCGCCGGAACCGTTCGGGGGACTGGGAGATCCGCATCAGCGATCATTGCCGCCAGGCGCCGCCGGCGGTGCTCGAGGCCGTCGTCACGATCCTGGCATGCAAGATCCTGCGCCGGAAGGCCTCCCGGAAAGTCCTGGAGGCGTACGAGGGCTTCCGCCGCCGGGAGTCGGTCGTGGAATCGGTCCGGTTGCGCCGCATCGAGAAGGGGAAAAAGCGTTTCGCCCCCCATGCGGGCTTCCACCACCGCCTGCCCGATGTCTACGCGGAGGTCAACCGCCGTTTTTTCAACGGCCAGGTCCAGGTCGCGCGGATCGGGTGGGGGGTGCGCCGGAGCCGCACCCGGCTGGGGCATTACGACCCGGCGCACCATACGGTCACCGTGAGCCCGGTCCTCGATTCCCCCGAAGTCCCCCGCTTCGTGCTGGAATTTATCGTGTATCATGAGATGCTCCACGCGGTTTTCGAGGGGGGAGGGGCGGCCGGCCACCACCCTCCCGAATTCCGCAGGGCGGAGAGGGCGCATCCGGATTACGGGAGCGCCCGGGGGTTTCTCCGGGAGTTTTGCCGCCGGCGGAGGCGGGAGGGGGGCGCATGAAATGCATCCTGTGCGGGGAGAGGAAGGCGAAACGGGAGTGCCCCGCCGAGAGGGAGCCCATCTGTCCCCGGTGCTGCGGTGAAAAGCGGGTCCTGGAGATCCCCTGCCCGGACTCCTGCCCCTTTCTCGAGTCGGGGCGGGAGCGCGACGCGCGAGCCTACCGGAAGGTGCTGGGCCGGCTGCCGGCGCGCGATCGGGAGATCCACGAGCGGGTCCTGGAACGTTATCCGGAAGCGATCGCGCGGCTCGAATACACCCTGGCGCGCCAGCGGATCCGGCAGCGCGACCTGGCCGACCGGCACGCACGGGATGCGGTCGACCTCCTGCTCGAAAGCTGCCGGGCCGGGGACGCCGGGATCGTGTACGAGCGGACGGCTGAAGACCCGCGCGTAGAGGGGGTGCGGCGCGAAATCCGGGCCGCGGTCGATTCGATGCGCCGTCCCCGGGAGGAAGAGGGGATTTCGGGGCTCCGGGATTCCGGTTTCCCCCCCGGCGCCGTCGTCGAGTGCCTCGCGTTCGTCCGGGCGCTCATCGACGCCTTTGGGGCCGAGTACGGCGAGGATTCCGCCTATGTCGATTTTCTCGCCAGGTTCTTTCCCGGGGATGAGGCTGACGGCTCCATCGTGGCGCCATGAGGGGGGGGTATGAAGCACACCGGCTGCGATCCTGAGATTCTGATCCGTGCGGTAGGGCTCTTCCGGGGGAAACGCATCCTGATCCTGGGAGACCTGATGCTGGACCGCTTCGTTTTCGGTTCGGTTTCGCGCATCAGCCCGGAGGCGCCCGTCCCCGTGGTGGAGATCCGGGAGGAAAGAGCCTACCTGGGCGGGGGGGCCAACGTGGCCGCCAACATCGCCGCCCTGGGAGCGACCGCGGTCCCGGTCGGGATCGTGGGGAAGGACGCCGAGGGGGCCCTGCTGCGGGAGGAGCTCCGCGCCATCAGGGCGCCGCTGGGCGGGCTGGTTGTCGACCGCGCGCGCCCGACCTCCGTGAAGACGCGCATCATGGCCGGCCATCAGCAGGTGTGCCGCACCGACCGGGAAGACCGCTCCCCTCTTTCTCCGGCCGCGGAACGGGACGCGGTCCGGAAATTCCGCACCCTGGTCCCCTCCGCGGATGCGGTCGTCGTGTCCGACTACGCCAAGGGGATGCTGACGCCGGCGCTGCTGAAGCGCACGATCCCGTTTGCCGGGAACGCGGGAAAGATCGTGTGCGTGGACCCCAAGCAGAACGATTTTTCGATCTACCGGCCCGCCACGGTGATCACGCCGAACACGGCCGAACTGGAGCGCGCCGCCGGGGTAGCCGTCACGGGCGACCGGGAACTCGTGCGGGCGGGGAAAAGGATCGTGCGCCGGGCGGGCTTCGAAAACCTCCTCGTCACCCGCGGGGACGCGGGAATGGCCCTGTTCTGCAAGGGATCGGGGGTGACCCGCATCCCCACGGTCGCCCGGGAGGTTTTCGACGTGACGGGGGCCGGGGATACCGTCATCGCGGTCCTGGCATTGGGTCTGACGGCGGGACTCGGGGTCCTGGAGTCGGCGGTGCTGGCCAATATCGCGGCCGGGATCGTGGTCGGCAAGCTGGGGACGGCGTCGGCCGGCCCGGAGGAATTGACCGCCGCCCTGCGGGCGATGCGACCGGCCGCTAGGGCTTTTCGATCCTCGCCTCGTCGACCAGCATGACCGGGATATCGTCGCGGATCGGGTAGACGCGGTGGCATTCGACGCACTTGAGGCCGGTCCCGTCCGGGGTCGGTTCGACCGGCTTCCTGCAGAGCGGGCAGGCGAGGATGTCCAGTAACTCCTTGCTGATCGGCATGAATCCCTCCTTGGTCTCAGGACCGCGACCCGGGCCGGAACCTGTTCTCGGTTCCCGCCCGGAGCCTCCGTATGTTTTCATGATGCCGGGCGATGATCAACACCGCCCCCAGTGAAGCCCAGAGAAGCACCTGGGCGGGCGCCCCGTAGAAGCCGGCGAAGAGGGGGAACGTGGCCGCGGCCGCCAGTGACGCGGCTGAAATGTAGCGGGAGAGGGCGAGAACGAGCGCGAACACCACGAGGGTTGTCGCCACGGCCAGCGGGGAGAGCGCGAGAAAGGCGCCGCACCCGGTGGCGACCCCCTTGCCCCCCTTGAAGCGAAGCCAGGGGGTGAAGACGTGTCCGGTGATGGCGAAGAGCGCCGCAACCGCCTGCCACTCCACGCCCCCCCCGAGCCACCCGGCCGCCAGCACCGCCAGGGTTCCCTTGGCGGCGTCCAGGGCCAGCGTCAGGATGCCGGCCGCGCGGCTCCTCCTGTAGACGTTGGTCGCCCCGATGTTGCCGCTTCCGTACCTGCGGATGTCCTTCCCCTCGCCGAGGCGCACCAGGAGGAAGCCGAAAGGGATGGAACCGAGGAGGTAGGCCAGGAGCGGGATCCAGTATTCAGGTCGCATTTTCAAGCCCCGGTCAAAGGGATGGTCTCGAGTACCGTGTACACCGCCCCCTGCGGTTTCAGGGTGCTCTCATAGATGTGGAACCGGTCCACGCGGAGGGGGGCCTCCAGCTCCGATCCCATCTTAATGCAGTCGGCGAGGGGGGACAAATTTCTTTTGCCCCTGACCCGCCCCAGCGTCAGGTGGGGGCGGAAGGGCCGATTGTCCGGCGTGAACCCGCACCGCTCAGAGGCCGCCTCCACGCGCCGCTGCAGAAGTTCGAGCGCTCCGGTCTCCCCCTCCAGACCGCACCAGACGACGCGCGGGCTGCCGGGGTGGGGGAACGCGCCCAGACCCCGCACCCGGAGACGGAAAGAGGGAGCCGGCCCCGCCTCCGCCCGCAGTTCCCGGGCGAGGGCCGGAATCGTCAGGCTGTCGGCCTCCCCCAGGAACTTGAGGGTGAGGTGAATGGAGGGGACGGCCACCCATCGGACGTCGGCCCCGGTCTCCCGGAGCGTCCGCTGCATCCGGCCGAGGGTGTCCCGGCATTCGGCCGAAAGGGGGATGGCGATGAAGGTGCGCATGGTTCAGCCGTCTTCCCCGGGGCGCAGCAGGAATCGGCGCAGCCAGGAGAGGGCGAGGGCGGCCGAACGCTCCCGGATCGATTCCCGGTCCCCGGGCAGGATCCGGCGCAGGCTCTCCGTCCTCTCCCCGTCGGAGTATCCGACATGGACCAGCCCCACCGGCTTTTCTTCCGACCCGCCTCCCGGTCCCGCGATCCCGGTGACCGACAGCCCGATCGAGCTCCCGAAGGCCAGGCGCACCCCCCGGGCCAGCGCCTCGGCGGTTTCCGCGCTCACGGCGCCGTAGCGCCGGAGCACCTCCTCCGGTACGGCGCAAAGATCCCGTTTGGATGAGTTGCTGTAGCAGAGGACGCCGCCCAGAAACCAGGCCGAACTCCCGGCGACGCGCGTGATCTGCATCCCCAGCATCCCGGCCGTGCACGATTCGGCCACGGCCAGGGTCCGGTCCGAATCGCGGAGCAGGCGTCCGATCACCTCCTCCATCGTTTCCCCCGCGGTGGAGAAAACGGCGTCCCCCAATTCCGCCCGGATCCGGGCGGCCAGTTCGTCGAGATCCCCCCCCTCCTCCCCGGCCGGCACCCACCGGTAGAGGCGGACGGCGATATGCCGGGTGCCGGCCAGGACCGTTGTCTGTACCCGGGGATACGCCGCGTACAGGGGGGCGATCCGGGCGTCCAGTTCTGATTCGGAGATCCCGGTGACGTATAGCGACCGGCAGGCGAGCCGCTCGCCCCCGCCCAGCCCCGCGATCCTCGGCGCTACCGACGCCTCGAACATGGGTTCGAGCTCGCGGGGGGGGCCGGGGAGGAGGGCCAGGAGGCGCCCCCGTTCCTCCAGCCACATCCCGGGCGCCGTTCCGAAGGGATTGTCGAGGACTTCGGCCCCCTCGATCACCTCCGCCTGACGCTCGTTGTTTTTGTTCATGCGCAGGCCGCGGGCGGCGAATTTCCCTTTCAGGGCGCCGAGCAGGTGCGGGTCGATCCGGATCGGGCGGCCGAGGACGCGGGCCGCCGCCTCGCGTGTCCGGTCGTCCTCCGTCGGTCCCAGCCCGCCGCTGACGAGGATGAGGTCGGAGCGGTCGAGCGCCGCACGGAGCGCATCGACGATCTCCCCGGGTTCGTCCCCGACGACGGTCTTGAGGTGGACGCTGCAGCCCGCCTCGCCGAGCCGCCGGGTCAGGTAGAGAGAGTTGGTGTCGATGCTGTCCGGCGTCAGCA
This window contains:
- a CDS encoding isoprenylcysteine carboxylmethyltransferase family protein; its protein translation is MKETRCWKKTAQRFRVPVGTVLGVVFLVFMHPSVRSLWIGGAIAVAGGLWRLWAAGYIEKGRVLAQGGPYALSRNPLYLGSFVMALGVILAGQGYWLLPLFLAFFLVFYLPVMRAEEGDLYRAHGERFLGYARRVPLFFPRWSGSRGDGSAFLWSRVVQNREHRNSASLLLVLAILVGRLLLERYL
- a CDS encoding radical SAM protein — translated: MLLRSAADAAWRVLQAVNRTIPEGRLPEPEWAPGRIPKSRERSAPPLGFPRETDSLCPVCVPEIRRRVVEGEMPLEALLRDRPGEIKARLVEEDGRILIRKSCPVHGDFEDVISTRPEFTRRIEGLFFGRDFEGPGEDPVHHHGSSSIRFGRGTVLTVDLTNRCNMMCNPCFTNANQVGFVHEPPLDEIRAILDRAVSFKPRRQTIILFSGGEPTLSPHFLEAVAYARKIGFYRILAATNGIRFAQSAEFTRQAREAGLDGTYLQFDGIGNERNRHRGVGNLFDVKARAIENMARVGMKTTLVTTVIQTVNQDAVGSIVDFAISNSDKVQTVVFQPVSFTGRDETIDDASRAARRYTLTQLVEDLRRQLGGRPEPMRDWFPLSTYSAFTTLMDILQGPDAPWGWSACNCHPDCGVFTLLLVNRRTKEWMPVFRFFDYERFLRDVRVITNAARGRRLTEAQLALAVLRNSRPDLAPAGFSLSRIVSLFRPSSERSDGDRSDRLKGRAAGDEWRVLCVEGMWFQDLWTYDFRRTEMCVIPYGTQDGEISFCAYNTGIGWRQIVESAHRTADLAEWNRQRGRHDIYANGKRVELETAEHDLILP
- the lpxD gene encoding UDP-3-O-(3-hydroxymyristoyl)glucosamine N-acyltransferase, with product MSYTIQQLAARLGREFQGEGALLITSVSGWESPGASSLVFLEGAKGSGPPSGCGCVIAPPDCAPAGVNVIFSPRPKLDFARAAGWLHPRPEGRGTRHPSAEIAADAELGARVDVGPCAVVEPGARIGPGTVLGAGVLVGRGCVLGAGCVLHPGVVLYPGVRIGSRVVLHAGAVIGADGFGYVSDGEAYWKFPQVGSVVLEDDVEIGANTTIDRGSLGTTRVGAGSKIDNLVQIAHNVEIGRHVVIAAQTGISGSTVIGDHAVIGGQVGFGDHARVEPGVVIGSKAGILPGKIVRSGGVYWGVPVRPLGEYKRLNALFGKLPEMKAELESLKREVARLRGFLGTA
- the rfaE1 gene encoding D-glycero-beta-D-manno-heptose-7-phosphate kinase — protein: MKHTGCDPEILIRAVGLFRGKRILILGDLMLDRFVFGSVSRISPEAPVPVVEIREERAYLGGGANVAANIAALGATAVPVGIVGKDAEGALLREELRAIRAPLGGLVVDRARPTSVKTRIMAGHQQVCRTDREDRSPLSPAAERDAVRKFRTLVPSADAVVVSDYAKGMLTPALLKRTIPFAGNAGKIVCVDPKQNDFSIYRPATVITPNTAELERAAGVAVTGDRELVRAGKRIVRRAGFENLLVTRGDAGMALFCKGSGVTRIPTVAREVFDVTGAGDTVIAVLALGLTAGLGVLESAVLANIAAGIVVGKLGTASAGPEELTAALRAMRPAARAFRSSPRRPA
- a CDS encoding Trm112 family protein, which encodes MPISKELLDILACPLCRKPVEPTPDGTGLKCVECHRVYPIRDDIPVMLVDEARIEKP
- the plsY gene encoding glycerol-3-phosphate 1-O-acyltransferase PlsY, whose amino-acid sequence is MRPEYWIPLLAYLLGSIPFGFLLVRLGEGKDIRRYGSGNIGATNVYRRSRAAGILTLALDAAKGTLAVLAAGWLGGGVEWQAVAALFAITGHVFTPWLRFKGGKGVATGCGAFLALSPLAVATTLVVFALVLALSRYISAASLAAAATFPLFAGFYGAPAQVLLWASLGAVLIIARHHENIRRLRAGTENRFRPGSRS
- the thpR gene encoding RNA 2',3'-cyclic phosphodiesterase, giving the protein MRTFIAIPLSAECRDTLGRMQRTLRETGADVRWVAVPSIHLTLKFLGEADSLTIPALARELRAEAGPAPSFRLRVRGLGAFPHPGSPRVVWCGLEGETGALELLQRRVEAASERCGFTPDNRPFRPHLTLGRVRGKRNLSPLADCIKMGSELEAPLRVDRFHIYESTLKPQGAVYTVLETIPLTGA
- a CDS encoding competence/damage-inducible protein A, with product MKAEIIAVGSEMLTPDSIDTNSLYLTRRLGEAGCSVHLKTVVGDEPGEIVDALRAALDRSDLILVSGGLGPTEDDRTREAAARVLGRPIRIDPHLLGALKGKFAARGLRMNKNNERQAEVIEGAEVLDNPFGTAPGMWLEERGRLLALLPGPPRELEPMFEASVAPRIAGLGGGERLACRSLYVTGISESELDARIAPLYAAYPRVQTTVLAGTRHIAVRLYRWVPAGEEGGDLDELAARIRAELGDAVFSTAGETMEEVIGRLLRDSDRTLAVAESCTAGMLGMQITRVAGSSAWFLGGVLCYSNSSKRDLCAVPEEVLRRYGAVSAETAEALARGVRLAFGSSIGLSVTGIAGPGGGSEEKPVGLVHVGYSDGERTESLRRILPGDRESIRERSAALALSWLRRFLLRPGEDG